A part of Rhinoderma darwinii isolate aRhiDar2 chromosome 1, aRhiDar2.hap1, whole genome shotgun sequence genomic DNA contains:
- the LOC142675830 gene encoding oocyte zinc finger protein XlCOF29-like, with protein MDKGRNEMSRRILDFTLEIIYLLSGEEYTIVKKTSGDCTTPIIHESGGWSSSQSPIREPPPHSRIHEKKILELIYKMTELLTGEVTLLGMLENSTVTALEVSG; from the exons atggacaagggcaggaatgagatgagcagaagaatattagacttcaccttggagatcatctacctgttgagcggagag gagtacacaatagtgaagaagacatcgggtgactgtacgactcccatcatccatgagtcaggaggatggagcagtagtcagagccccatcagaGAGCCTCCCccgcactcccggatacatgagaagaagatcttagaactgatctacaagatgactgagctgctgactggagaggtgacactgctgggaatgctggagaattctacagtaacagcactggaggtgtctgggtga